One region of Thiomonas intermedia genomic DNA includes:
- the rpoB gene encoding DNA-directed RNA polymerase subunit beta yields MSYSFTEKKRIRKSFGSRQSVLDVPYLLATQINSYEAFLQKDLPLAQRKDEGLEAAFRAIFPIVSHNQNVRMEYNGYTLARPVFDVRECQQRGLTFASALRAKVRLIVMDREAAKPTVKEVKEQEVYMGEIPLMTDKGSFIINGTERVIVSQLHRSPGVFFEHDKGKTHSSGKLLFSARIIPYRGSWLDFEFDAKDILYFRVDRRRKMPVTILLKALGLNPEQILAHFFAFDHMQLMDDGALLEFVPDHFKGEVARFDLIDQNGKVVVAKDKRINTRHLRDLETSGTQRLSVPEDFLLGKVLARNLVSQDTGEIVARANDELTEPLLKKIREAGIQQIQTLYVNDLDQGAFISQTLRIDEVADQLGAKVAIYRMMRPGEPPTEDAVEALFNRLFFDADAYDLSRVGRMKFNRRLGREEIEGEMVLSHEDIMAVIKLLVELRNGRGEVDDIDHLGNRRVRCVGELAENQFRAGLSRIERAVKERLGQAETENLMPHDFINSKPISAAIKEFFGSSQLSQFMDQTNPLSEITHKRRVSALGPGGLTRERAGFEVRDVHPTHYGRVCPIETPEGPNIGLINSLALFARLNEYGFIETPYRRVIDRKVTDQIDYLSAIEEGKYVIAQANAGMDENGLLNDELVSARETGESILVSPERVQYMDVSPSQIVSAAASLVPFLEHDDANRALMGANMQRQAVPVLRPEKPLVGTGVERVTAVDSGTVVTALRGGVVDYVDSARIVVRVNDEETQAGEVGVDIYNLIKYQRSNQNTNIHQRPLVKRGDRLAKGDVVADGASTDIGELALGQNMLVAFMPWNGYNYEDSILLSERVVAEDRFTSIHIEELNVPARDTKLGSEEITRDIPNLSEHQLARLDESGIIYVGAEVEAGDVLVGKVTPKGETQLTPEEKLLRAIFGEKASDVKDTSLRVPSGMYGTVIDVQVFTREGIPRDKRAQQIIDDELKRYRLDLNDQMRIVEADTFDRLGKLLTGKTANGGPNKLSKGAAITADYLGETDRYNWFDIRPADEALAQQMEQLKDSLEKRRHEFDLMFEEKRRKLTQGDELPTGVLKMVKVYLAVKRRLQPGDKMAGRHGNKGVVSKIVPVEDMPHMPDGTTVDIVLNPLGVPSRMNIGQILETHLGWASIGIGKRVNDMLQSHAKATELRKFLGTLYNFSGKQEALDKLSDAEVLELAHNLKAGLPIASPVFDGASEAEIGQMLDLAYPDGIAEKLQLTAAKKQVMLTDGRTGELFERPVTVGIMHMLKLHHLVDDKMHARSTGPYSLVTQQPLGGKAQFGGQRFGEMEVWALEAYGASYVLQEMLTVKSDDTQGRTKMYESIVKGDHIIEAGMPESFNVLIKEIRSLGLDIELERN; encoded by the coding sequence ATGTCCTACTCGTTCACTGAGAAAAAGCGCATTCGGAAAAGTTTTGGCAGCCGCCAAAGTGTTCTGGATGTTCCCTATCTGCTGGCTACGCAGATCAACTCCTACGAGGCCTTTCTGCAGAAAGACCTTCCCTTGGCGCAGCGCAAGGACGAAGGACTGGAAGCGGCGTTCCGCGCCATTTTCCCCATCGTGTCGCACAACCAGAACGTGCGCATGGAATACAACGGCTACACCCTGGCGCGTCCCGTCTTCGACGTCCGCGAATGCCAGCAGCGCGGCCTGACCTTCGCGTCGGCGCTGCGGGCCAAGGTGCGCCTGATCGTGATGGACCGCGAAGCGGCCAAACCCACGGTCAAGGAGGTGAAGGAGCAGGAGGTCTATATGGGCGAGATTCCGCTCATGACCGACAAGGGTTCCTTCATCATCAACGGCACCGAGCGCGTCATCGTGAGCCAGCTGCACCGTTCTCCCGGCGTGTTTTTCGAGCACGACAAGGGCAAGACCCACAGCTCGGGCAAACTGCTGTTCAGCGCCCGCATCATTCCTTACCGCGGCTCGTGGCTCGACTTCGAATTCGACGCCAAGGACATCCTGTATTTCCGTGTCGACCGTCGCCGCAAGATGCCGGTCACCATTCTGCTCAAGGCCCTGGGACTGAATCCCGAGCAGATCCTGGCGCACTTCTTCGCCTTCGACCACATGCAGTTGATGGACGACGGCGCCCTGCTCGAATTCGTGCCCGACCACTTCAAGGGCGAGGTGGCGCGCTTCGACCTGATCGACCAGAACGGCAAGGTCGTCGTGGCCAAGGACAAGCGCATCAACACCCGCCACTTGCGCGACCTCGAAACCAGCGGCACGCAGCGTTTGTCGGTGCCTGAGGATTTCCTGCTGGGCAAGGTGCTGGCCCGCAATCTGGTGTCGCAGGACACCGGCGAGATCGTGGCTCGCGCCAACGACGAGCTGACCGAGCCGCTGCTGAAGAAGATCCGCGAGGCGGGTATCCAGCAAATCCAGACGCTCTACGTCAACGACCTCGATCAGGGCGCCTTCATCTCGCAGACCCTGCGCATCGATGAGGTGGCCGATCAGCTCGGCGCCAAGGTGGCGATCTACCGCATGATGCGGCCCGGCGAGCCGCCGACCGAAGACGCGGTGGAGGCTCTGTTCAACCGCCTGTTCTTCGATGCCGATGCCTACGACCTGTCGCGCGTGGGCCGCATGAAGTTCAATCGCCGGCTCGGTCGCGAGGAGATCGAAGGCGAGATGGTGCTGTCGCATGAAGACATCATGGCGGTCATCAAGCTGCTGGTCGAACTGCGCAACGGCCGCGGCGAAGTCGATGACATCGACCACCTCGGCAACCGCAGGGTGCGCTGCGTGGGCGAGCTGGCCGAGAACCAGTTCCGCGCCGGGCTTTCGCGCATCGAGCGCGCGGTCAAGGAGCGTCTGGGCCAGGCCGAGACCGAAAACCTGATGCCGCACGACTTCATCAATTCCAAGCCCATCTCGGCGGCGATCAAGGAGTTCTTCGGCTCCAGCCAGCTGTCGCAGTTCATGGACCAGACCAACCCGCTGTCGGAAATCACGCACAAGCGCCGCGTCTCGGCCCTGGGCCCGGGCGGTCTGACCCGCGAGCGTGCCGGCTTCGAGGTGCGCGACGTGCATCCGACGCACTACGGCCGCGTGTGCCCGATCGAAACGCCTGAAGGCCCGAACATCGGCCTGATCAACTCTCTGGCCCTGTTTGCGCGCCTGAACGAGTACGGCTTCATCGAGACGCCCTATCGCCGCGTGATCGACCGCAAGGTCACCGACCAGATCGATTACCTCTCGGCCATCGAGGAAGGCAAGTACGTGATCGCCCAGGCCAACGCCGGCATGGACGAGAACGGCCTGCTCAACGACGAGTTGGTGTCGGCCCGCGAAACCGGCGAATCCATCCTGGTGTCGCCCGAGCGCGTGCAGTACATGGACGTGTCGCCCAGCCAGATCGTGTCGGCCGCGGCCTCGCTCGTGCCCTTCCTGGAGCACGACGATGCCAACCGCGCGCTGATGGGCGCCAACATGCAGCGCCAGGCCGTGCCCGTGCTGCGCCCTGAAAAGCCGCTGGTGGGTACCGGCGTCGAGCGCGTGACCGCGGTCGACTCGGGCACCGTGGTCACCGCCTTGCGCGGCGGCGTGGTGGACTACGTGGACAGCGCCCGTATCGTGGTGCGCGTCAACGACGAGGAAACCCAGGCCGGCGAAGTCGGCGTGGACATCTACAACCTCATCAAGTATCAGCGTTCCAACCAGAACACCAACATCCATCAGCGCCCGCTGGTCAAGCGCGGCGACAGGCTCGCCAAGGGCGATGTGGTGGCCGATGGTGCCTCGACCGACATCGGCGAGCTGGCTCTCGGCCAGAACATGCTGGTGGCCTTCATGCCCTGGAACGGCTACAACTACGAAGACTCGATCCTGCTGTCCGAGCGCGTGGTGGCCGAAGATCGCTTCACCTCGATCCACATCGAAGAGCTGAACGTGCCGGCCCGCGATACCAAGCTGGGCTCCGAAGAAATCACCCGCGACATTCCCAACCTGTCCGAGCATCAGCTCGCGCGGCTGGACGAGTCGGGCATCATCTATGTGGGAGCCGAAGTGGAGGCGGGCGACGTGCTCGTCGGCAAGGTCACGCCCAAGGGCGAGACCCAGCTCACGCCTGAAGAGAAGCTGCTGCGCGCCATCTTCGGCGAGAAGGCTTCCGACGTGAAGGACACTTCGCTGCGCGTGCCCTCGGGCATGTACGGCACCGTCATCGACGTGCAGGTCTTCACGCGCGAAGGCATTCCGCGCGACAAACGCGCCCAGCAGATCATCGACGATGAGCTCAAGCGTTACCGTCTGGACCTGAACGACCAGATGCGTATCGTCGAGGCCGACACCTTCGATCGTCTGGGCAAGCTGCTCACGGGCAAGACCGCCAACGGCGGGCCGAACAAGCTCTCCAAGGGTGCGGCCATCACCGCAGACTATCTGGGTGAGACCGACCGCTACAACTGGTTCGACATCCGCCCGGCCGACGAGGCTCTGGCGCAGCAGATGGAACAGCTCAAGGATTCGCTGGAGAAGCGTCGCCACGAGTTCGACCTGATGTTTGAAGAAAAGCGCCGCAAGCTCACCCAGGGCGATGAGCTGCCCACCGGTGTGCTCAAGATGGTCAAGGTCTACCTGGCCGTCAAGCGCCGCCTGCAGCCTGGCGACAAGATGGCCGGCCGTCACGGCAACAAGGGCGTGGTCTCCAAGATCGTTCCGGTCGAGGACATGCCGCACATGCCCGATGGCACCACCGTGGACATCGTGCTCAATCCGCTGGGCGTGCCCTCGCGGATGAACATCGGCCAGATTCTCGAAACCCACCTGGGCTGGGCCTCGATCGGCATCGGCAAGCGCGTCAACGACATGTTGCAGTCGCACGCCAAGGCGACCGAGCTGCGCAAATTCCTGGGCACGCTGTACAACTTCAGCGGCAAACAGGAAGCACTCGACAAGCTCAGCGATGCCGAGGTGCTGGAACTGGCCCACAACCTCAAGGCCGGCCTGCCGATCGCCAGCCCGGTGTTCGACGGCGCCAGCGAGGCCGAAATCGGTCAGATGCTCGACCTCGCCTATCCCGACGGCATCGCCGAGAAGCTGCAGCTCACCGCGGCGAAGAAGCAGGTCATGCTCACCGACGGCCGCACCGGCGAACTGTTCGAGCGCCCGGTGACCGTGGGCATCATGCACATGCTCAAGCTGCATCACCTGGTCGACGACAAGATGCACGCCCGCTCCACCGGCCCGTACTCGCTCGTCACCCAGCAGCCGCTGGGCGGCAAGGCGCAGTTTGGTGGCCAGCGTTTCGGGGAGATGGAAGTCTGGGCGCTCGAGGCCTACGGCGCGTCTTACGTGCTGCAGGAGATGCTCACCGTCAAGTCCGACGATACGCAAGGCCGCACCAAGATGTACGAGAGCATCGTCAAGGGCGATCACATCATCGAGGCCGGGATGCCCGAGTCGTTCAACGTGCTGATCAAGGAAATCCGTTCCCTGGGTCTGGACATCGAACTCGAACGCAATTGA
- the rplL gene encoding 50S ribosomal protein L7/L12, whose translation MAMNQQDILDAVGGMTVLELNDLVKAFEEKFGVSAAAMAVAAPGAGGGAAAPAEEQTEFNVMLLETGANKVSVIKAVRELTGLGLKEAKDLVDGAPKAVKEGIAKADAEAAKKKLEEAGAKAEIK comes from the coding sequence ATGGCAATGAACCAACAAGACATCCTCGACGCCGTCGGTGGCATGACCGTTCTGGAACTCAACGACCTGGTCAAGGCGTTCGAAGAGAAGTTCGGCGTGTCCGCTGCCGCCATGGCCGTGGCCGCTCCTGGCGCGGGCGGCGGTGCTGCTGCCCCGGCTGAAGAGCAGACCGAATTCAACGTGATGCTGCTCGAAACCGGCGCCAACAAGGTCAGCGTGATCAAGGCCGTGCGCGAACTGACGGGTCTGGGCCTGAAGGAAGCCAAGGACCTGGTGGATGGTGCGCCCAAGGCCGTCAAGGAAGGCATCGCCAAGGCGGACGCCGAAGCTGCCAAGAAGAAGCTCGAAGAAGCTGGCGCCAAGGCCGAAATCAAGTAA
- the rplJ gene encoding 50S ribosomal protein L10 has protein sequence MSLNRSEKQASVEEISALAAKAQSLVLAEYRGIAVEQMTKLRKQARENGVHLQVFKNTLARRAVTGTPCEVLAGEMAGPLIYGFSEDAVAAARVINDFAKTNDKLVIRSGVVNGKALDAAGVKTLASIPSREVLLARLLGVMQAPVSGFAVALGQLAKKRETEAA, from the coding sequence TTGAGTCTCAACCGCTCTGAAAAGCAAGCTTCAGTCGAGGAAATCTCGGCGCTGGCAGCCAAGGCGCAATCCCTGGTTCTGGCCGAGTACCGCGGCATTGCAGTCGAGCAGATGACCAAGCTGCGCAAGCAGGCTCGCGAAAACGGGGTGCATCTCCAGGTGTTCAAGAACACGCTGGCCCGGCGCGCCGTCACGGGTACCCCGTGCGAGGTTCTTGCCGGTGAAATGGCCGGTCCGCTGATCTACGGTTTTTCCGAAGACGCAGTGGCCGCCGCGCGGGTCATCAACGACTTTGCAAAAACCAACGACAAGCTGGTCATCCGCTCGGGTGTCGTCAACGGCAAGGCGCTGGACGCTGCCGGGGTCAAGACCCTTGCCAGCATTCCGTCACGCGAAGTTTTGCTGGCGCGCCTGCTGGGTGTCATGCAGGCCCCTGTGTCCGGCTTTGCCGTGGCGCTGGGTCAGCTGGCGAAAAAGCGCGAAACCGAAGCAGCCTGA
- the rplA gene encoding 50S ribosomal protein L1, with translation MAKMPKRYAALRAKVDSNKLYALDDALALVKECAVAKFDESIDVAVSLGVDTRKSDQVVRGSVVLPAGTGKIKRVAVFAQGAKAEEAKAAGADIVGFEDLAEQVKAGNLNFDIVIASPDAMRVVGALGQILGPRGMMPNPKVGTVTPDVAGAVKNAKAGQVQFRADKAGIVHGTIGRASFGPDALRNNLAALIEALQKARPAAAKGIYLKKVAVSSTMGIGVRVDTATVNAAVAGQ, from the coding sequence ATGGCCAAGATGCCCAAACGTTATGCCGCCTTGCGCGCCAAGGTCGATTCCAACAAGCTCTACGCGCTCGATGATGCGCTGGCCCTGGTCAAGGAGTGCGCGGTCGCCAAGTTCGACGAGTCCATCGATGTGGCCGTAAGCCTCGGCGTGGATACGCGCAAGTCCGATCAGGTCGTGCGTGGCTCCGTGGTGCTGCCCGCGGGGACCGGCAAGATCAAGCGCGTGGCCGTGTTCGCGCAGGGTGCCAAGGCCGAAGAGGCCAAGGCTGCAGGGGCCGATATCGTTGGCTTCGAAGATCTGGCCGAACAGGTCAAGGCCGGCAACCTCAATTTCGACATCGTCATCGCCTCGCCTGACGCCATGCGCGTGGTCGGTGCGCTGGGCCAGATTCTCGGCCCGCGTGGCATGATGCCAAACCCCAAGGTCGGTACGGTGACGCCGGACGTGGCCGGTGCGGTGAAGAACGCGAAAGCCGGTCAGGTGCAGTTCCGCGCTGACAAGGCGGGCATCGTGCACGGCACGATTGGTCGTGCTTCGTTCGGCCCGGACGCGCTGCGCAACAACCTCGCTGCGCTGATCGAGGCCTTGCAAAAGGCCCGTCCCGCAGCCGCCAAGGGCATCTACCTGAAAAAGGTGGCCGTTTCGTCCACCATGGGGATCGGCGTGCGCGTCGATACCGCCACGGTGAACGCGGCTGTTGCCGGGCAGTAA
- the rplK gene encoding 50S ribosomal protein L11 — translation MAKKIVGFIKLQVPAGKANPSPPIGPALGQRGLNIMEFCKAFNAQTQGVEPGLALPVVITAFADKSFTFIIKTPPAGVLIKKAIKLDKGSAKPHTDKVGKITRAQLEEIANTKMKDLTAADLDAAVRTIAGTARSMGVTVEGV, via the coding sequence ATGGCAAAGAAAATTGTCGGCTTCATCAAGCTGCAAGTGCCAGCTGGTAAAGCCAATCCCTCGCCGCCGATCGGCCCGGCGCTCGGTCAGCGCGGCCTCAACATCATGGAATTCTGCAAGGCGTTCAACGCGCAGACCCAGGGTGTCGAGCCGGGTCTGGCGCTGCCGGTGGTCATCACCGCTTTCGCGGACAAGTCTTTCACCTTCATCATCAAGACGCCGCCCGCCGGCGTGCTGATCAAGAAGGCCATCAAGCTCGACAAGGGCTCGGCCAAGCCGCATACCGACAAGGTTGGCAAGATCACCCGTGCTCAGCTCGAAGAGATTGCCAACACCAAGATGAAAGACCTGACCGCCGCCGATCTGGATGCGGCTGTTCGCACTATCGCGGGCACGGCCCGTTCGATGGGCGTTACTGTGGAGGGCGTGTAA
- the nusG gene encoding transcription termination/antitermination protein NusG, producing MAEAQTMAAQAGKQWYVVHAYSGMEKAVQRNLAERIERAGMQAKFGRILVPTEEVVEIKNGHKSITERRFFPGYVLVEMEMDDATWHLVKHTSKVTGFVGGAKNRPVPISEADVNKIMSQMQEGADKPRPKVQFEVGEMVRIKEGPFTDFNGNVEEVNYEKSRLRVSVTIFGRATPVELEFQQIERL from the coding sequence ATGGCTGAGGCACAAACGATGGCGGCGCAGGCCGGCAAGCAGTGGTATGTCGTCCATGCCTATTCGGGTATGGAGAAGGCGGTGCAGCGCAACCTCGCCGAGCGCATCGAGCGTGCGGGGATGCAGGCCAAATTCGGCCGCATTCTGGTGCCGACCGAAGAGGTTGTCGAAATCAAGAACGGCCACAAGAGCATTACCGAGCGCCGTTTCTTTCCGGGCTATGTGCTCGTCGAAATGGAAATGGATGATGCGACCTGGCACCTGGTCAAGCACACCAGCAAAGTGACCGGTTTCGTGGGCGGCGCCAAGAATCGCCCCGTTCCGATCAGCGAGGCTGATGTCAACAAGATCATGAGTCAGATGCAGGAAGGTGCCGACAAGCCGCGCCCCAAGGTGCAGTTCGAGGTGGGGGAAATGGTCCGCATCAAGGAGGGGCCGTTCACCGATTTCAATGGCAACGTCGAGGAAGTGAACTACGAGAAATCGCGCCTTCGCGTCTCGGTCACCATCTTCGGCCGTGCTACTCCGGTGGAGTTGGAGTTCCAGCAGATCGAGCGTCTCTGA
- the secE gene encoding preprotein translocase subunit SecE produces MANPSVETVSTGADKAKLGAAAILLIAALGLFYGLGGQPLWVRVVTLLVLLAGAVVVFFLSEPGRALIAYGQDAVRETKKVVWPSRKEAMQMTGIVFAFVILMAIFLWLTDKSLEYVLYDLILGWKR; encoded by the coding sequence ATGGCGAATCCGTCTGTCGAAACCGTCTCCACTGGGGCGGACAAAGCGAAGTTGGGGGCGGCGGCAATTCTGCTGATTGCTGCGCTCGGCCTGTTCTATGGCTTGGGCGGCCAGCCTTTGTGGGTGCGCGTCGTCACGCTGTTGGTCTTGCTGGCGGGAGCGGTGGTGGTGTTTTTCCTCTCCGAGCCGGGGCGTGCGCTCATCGCCTACGGGCAGGATGCCGTGCGCGAGACCAAGAAAGTGGTCTGGCCTTCGCGCAAGGAGGCGATGCAGATGACCGGCATCGTGTTTGCCTTCGTTATTTTGATGGCTATTTTTCTCTGGCTGACCGACAAATCGCTGGAATATGTGCTCTACGACCTGATCCTCGGTTGGAAGCGCTAG
- the tuf gene encoding elongation factor Tu — MAKEKFERTKPHVNVGTIGHVDHGKTTLTAAITTVLSAKFGGSAKKYDEIDAAPEEKARGITINTAHVEYETESRHYAHVDCPGHADYVKNMITGAAQMDGAILVVSAADGPMPQTREHILLARQVGVPYIVVFLNKCDMVDDAELLELVEMEVRELLSKYDFPGDDTPIIKGSAKLALEGDKGDLGEKAIFSLADALDSYIPTPERAVDGAFLMPVEDVFSISGRGTVVTGRIERGIVKVGEEIEIVGIRPTQKTTCTGVEMFRKLLDQGQAGDNVGILLRGTKREDVERGQVLCKPGSVKPHTHFTAEIYVLSKDEGGRHTPFFNNYRPQFYFRTTDVTGAVELPKDKEMVMPGDNVSITVKLIAPIAMEEGLRFAIREGGRTVGAGVVAKIIE, encoded by the coding sequence ATGGCGAAGGAAAAGTTTGAGCGGACCAAGCCGCACGTGAACGTGGGCACGATTGGTCACGTGGACCACGGCAAGACCACGCTGACGGCGGCCATCACCACCGTGCTGTCGGCCAAGTTTGGCGGATCGGCCAAGAAGTACGACGAGATTGACGCGGCGCCCGAAGAGAAAGCGCGCGGCATCACCATCAACACCGCGCACGTCGAATACGAGACCGAAAGCCGTCACTACGCCCACGTCGACTGCCCCGGCCACGCCGACTACGTCAAGAACATGATCACCGGAGCCGCCCAGATGGACGGCGCCATTCTGGTCGTGTCCGCTGCCGACGGCCCCATGCCCCAGACCCGCGAGCACATCCTGCTCGCCCGCCAGGTCGGCGTGCCCTACATCGTCGTCTTCCTCAACAAATGCGACATGGTCGACGACGCCGAGCTGCTCGAACTCGTCGAGATGGAAGTGCGCGAACTTCTCTCCAAGTACGACTTCCCCGGTGACGACACCCCCATCATCAAAGGTTCGGCCAAGCTCGCCCTCGAAGGCGACAAAGGCGACCTGGGTGAGAAGGCCATCTTCAGCCTGGCCGACGCCCTCGACAGCTACATCCCCACGCCCGAGCGCGCCGTGGACGGCGCCTTCCTGATGCCCGTCGAAGACGTGTTCTCCATCTCCGGGCGCGGCACCGTCGTGACCGGCCGGATCGAGCGCGGCATCGTCAAAGTCGGCGAAGAAATTGAAATCGTCGGCATCCGCCCCACCCAGAAGACCACCTGCACCGGCGTGGAAATGTTCCGCAAGCTGCTCGACCAAGGTCAGGCCGGCGACAACGTGGGCATTCTGCTGCGCGGCACCAAGCGTGAAGACGTCGAGCGCGGCCAAGTGCTGTGCAAGCCCGGCTCGGTCAAGCCCCACACCCACTTCACCGCCGAGATCTACGTGCTCAGCAAAGACGAAGGCGGCCGCCACACCCCCTTCTTCAACAACTACCGTCCCCAGTTCTACTTCCGCACCACCGACGTCACCGGCGCGGTCGAGCTGCCCAAGGACAAGGAAATGGTCATGCCTGGCGACAACGTCAGCATCACCGTCAAGCTGATCGCCCCCATCGCCATGGAAGAAGGCCTGCGCTTCGCCATCCGTGAAGGCGGTCGCACCGTCGGCGCCGGCGTCGTGGCCAAGATCATCGAGTAA
- the trpC gene encoding indole-3-glycerol phosphate synthase TrpC encodes MSDILQRILVTKAEEVAAARSRVPLSALREQAAARSASRGFAAALKAKVAAGGPAVIAEVKKASPSRGILRANFDPAAIARSYAAGGATCLSVLTDAKYFQGDAAYLQQARAACDLPVLRKDFMVDAYQIAEAAAMQADCVLLIAAALPRAQLIDLEAEAMSYGLDVLVEVHNVAELESALALRTPLVGINNRDLRTFDTRLETTLDLLPRIPPDRLVVTESGILAQEDVGRMRAAGVQAFLVGEAFMRADDPGLALQALFG; translated from the coding sequence ATGAGCGACATCTTGCAGCGCATTCTGGTGACCAAGGCTGAAGAGGTTGCGGCAGCCCGTTCGCGAGTGCCCTTGTCCGCCCTGCGCGAGCAGGCTGCGGCCCGTTCCGCCTCGCGCGGCTTTGCGGCCGCCCTGAAGGCCAAGGTCGCGGCCGGCGGGCCTGCCGTCATCGCCGAAGTCAAGAAAGCGAGTCCGTCGCGCGGCATCCTCCGTGCCAACTTCGATCCGGCCGCCATTGCCCGCAGTTACGCGGCCGGGGGCGCCACCTGCCTTTCGGTGCTGACCGATGCCAAGTACTTTCAGGGGGATGCCGCCTATCTGCAGCAGGCGCGGGCCGCCTGCGACCTGCCGGTCCTGCGCAAGGACTTCATGGTCGATGCCTACCAGATCGCCGAAGCGGCTGCGATGCAGGCCGACTGCGTGCTGCTGATCGCCGCCGCGTTGCCGAGGGCGCAGCTGATCGATCTGGAGGCCGAGGCGATGAGCTACGGTCTCGATGTGCTGGTCGAAGTGCATAACGTGGCCGAGCTGGAGTCGGCCCTGGCGTTGCGCACGCCTTTGGTGGGCATCAACAACCGCGATTTGCGCACTTTCGATACCCGGCTCGAAACCACGCTGGATCTGCTCCCGCGCATCCCGCCTGATCGCCTCGTTGTGACGGAGAGCGGCATTCTTGCGCAAGAGGACGTCGGGCGCATGCGCGCGGCCGGCGTTCAGGCTTTTCTCGTCGGCGAAGCCTTCATGCGCGCTGACGACCCCGGCCTGGCGTTGCAGGCCCTCTTTGGGTGA
- the trpD gene encoding anthranilate phosphoribosyltransferase, which translates to MTISNHEALVRVIDHREIFHDEMIALMRRIMTGEMPPVMMAALITGLRVKKETIGEITAAAMVMREFATPVDVADKKRLVDIVGTGGDSARTFNISTASMFVAAAAGAQVAKHGGRSVSSSSGSADALDALGANIQLTPPQVAQSLAECGIGFMFAPNHHPAMKHAAPVRKELGVRTLFNILGPLTNPAGAPNQLLGVFHPDLVGILVRVLQRLGSEHAVVVHGLDGLDEVSLSGETLIGELKNGQISEYAIHPGDLGLKSAPLEALRVEGPAQSIELVHEALNDVDGAPRDIVALNAGVALYAANVAPALIDGVQMAREAISSGAARDKMQAFIRVTRAMRAPEVA; encoded by the coding sequence ATGACCATCAGTAATCACGAGGCGCTGGTTCGAGTCATCGATCACCGCGAGATCTTTCACGATGAAATGATCGCGCTGATGCGACGCATCATGACCGGCGAGATGCCGCCGGTCATGATGGCGGCGCTCATCACCGGGCTGAGGGTGAAGAAGGAAACCATCGGCGAAATCACCGCCGCCGCGATGGTGATGCGCGAATTCGCCACGCCGGTCGATGTGGCGGACAAGAAGCGGCTGGTCGACATTGTCGGCACGGGTGGCGATTCGGCCCGAACCTTCAATATCTCCACGGCGAGCATGTTCGTCGCCGCGGCCGCCGGGGCGCAGGTGGCCAAGCATGGGGGGCGCAGCGTGAGCTCTTCGTCCGGCTCGGCCGATGCGCTCGATGCGCTGGGCGCCAATATCCAGCTCACGCCGCCGCAGGTGGCGCAAAGTCTGGCCGAATGCGGTATCGGCTTCATGTTCGCGCCCAATCACCATCCGGCGATGAAGCACGCGGCGCCCGTGCGCAAGGAACTGGGGGTACGCACCCTGTTCAACATCCTCGGGCCGTTGACCAATCCGGCCGGGGCTCCCAACCAGTTGCTCGGCGTGTTCCATCCCGATCTGGTGGGCATTCTGGTTCGCGTCTTGCAGCGTCTGGGCAGCGAGCATGCCGTGGTGGTTCATGGGCTGGATGGTCTCGATGAGGTGTCGTTGTCGGGCGAGACGCTGATTGGCGAACTCAAAAATGGCCAGATCAGCGAATACGCCATTCACCCCGGCGATCTTGGATTGAAGTCCGCGCCTTTGGAGGCGCTGCGCGTGGAAGGGCCGGCGCAGTCCATCGAACTCGTGCATGAGGCGCTCAATGATGTGGACGGCGCGCCCCGCGACATCGTGGCGCTCAACGCCGGCGTGGCGCTCTACGCCGCCAATGTCGCTCCGGCGCTGATCGATGGTGTGCAGATGGCCCGCGAGGCCATTTCCAGCGGTGCGGCCAGAGACAAGATGCAGGCTTTCATTCGTGTGACGCGCGCCATGCGTGCGCCGGAGGTGGCATGA